GTCCCATGGATACACAAAGACACTGAAAGGGTGCaagatatatgaaaaaaatcattttaaattgtacCATAAAAATGCAGGAAACCAAATTTGTTACAGATTAATTAAACGCCATAATTTATGCGATACTTCCACAAGAGCACATTGTACCGTTACCCACTCTCCGTTTGACGGAAAGAATCAAATTGCATTACCTAAATATTGGGTATAAATATCCGTGAATTCTCGCTGGCAACGTGTGTTCTTACAATTGAATAAGTATGGCCAaagttaaagtattttgtgcgACGACGCCTACACAAGAGACCCGTTTCAGTAATATATCGTaaaccttgtgcctctcaaGAGTGCTCGAGGATAACTTTAAAGTAACGTGCATTACATATAAGATAATCATTATTACGATAATATCATTGAAAGCACTGTACATCTCAAATAAGTTTACGTCTGAAATATATCGATCCTAAGCCTTAATCTTTAATGAAATGGGAGTTCAATACCCTGTTCTTTTCTTCGGAACcagaaaaactaaaataatcGATCTTACTCTGATTTAAAGTCCGTAATTGGGTTTGGTTTGTTTTCTGCATACACACCATCCTCCCAAACTCCCAGTTTTAAACCTTTCGTCGCGACAACGTCGGTCACCCGGTTCATAAAAAATCGCCGGAGAGCCGCCAtgctgaaataaaatgtataatgttcaCCGCAATGGCAACATATTGCCGTTTTGAAAGAAGATAATTTGCGCACGCAAATAAACAATACCGATTCATCTAGATGCAAGGTTAGGGACTGTTTATCACATATCTAGATACCATCAACCTTCGAACCTATAAATTAGCTTGGATCATAAGGTAAAATGCATATACGAGGTTTATTCTTACTCAAAAGTTTTCAATTCCGAGTTCATTAAACATTCATGAGAGCCATCCCAAGCTCCTTGTACCACCTCGCTTCCACCCATATGGAAAATCCGCAGTGGCTGTATATGCATGTGTAGCCTCTTAAGCCCATCTACCACCAACTCCACGAACCTTTAAACATATCACAaactattaaaatgttgatcttGAATCCATATTAATGCTACATCCAATACACAAGAgaaaaactaaacatttaaactatataAGGTGTGGAGTTTCTTTTGGGGTCAAAGGCCTATAACAGTTGCAAGTAATTGAATGATTATACTCGTACAGGTGTAATTGCAATAAATAGTTTACCGTAATAAGAGTAGTTTTACCTGAAAGTGGAATTCATGCAGGGATTCATCGCATTTTTCGTCCATTTTTGAAAGCTAGAAACATTCTCATGAATTCCACGATCATTTAATAACAACGATTCCGGCAAAGGTATATAACCATGCATTTTCATGAAGTCAATATCATCCTCCCTCTTTTCCATTGCTGCCATAGCTGCAGCGGAATGACCGGGCATATCTATTTCAGGAATGATTTCAATGTGGCGAGCCTTTGCGTATTCTAACATTTCGCGGTAGTCTTCCACAGTGTAGAACCCAGAGCCTGATGTGTCGCTGTCAGGTCCAGAGCCCCATTGTGGCAACACACATTTGTCTTTGTACTCACTGTGACATCGTTTACTTGCAACCTATGAGACGTTAGCAACATAAACTACTTGTGGGCTAGTAAAGCTCTCGACttagatttgagttttattcAACCGGCGTGTTTACGTCAACCAAAAAAATACGTGATCAAGGATTTCTTTAGTTATGTATCatctattttaatttatattttagtagGAATCATAACGTGTAGAAGATTGTTAGTACCTCTGTTAGTTCAGGTATGGCCGGTATTTCTATCCGCCATGATTCATCGTCGCTTAGGTGCAGATGCAATTTGTTCAGCTTATACATTGCCATAGTGTCTATGAGCTTCAACATCCATGCTTTCGATTTAAAGTTACGTGCAACGTCAATCATAACACCTCGGTATTCATACCTTTAACAGACacattaatttctttttcaaaaaaccCTAGTTTTAAGAAAAACGTAAAAACAAACCGTTTTTTGTTCATCTATACCTAGTAAATACAATTAATCATCCATTTCTATTGGATGCATCTTAATTTGTGTTAGAaagcaatttaaacaaaaacaatggcaTACCGGGGAAAATCTCCAACTATGCTTTGAGGCAATACACCACCGTTGTCTTCCAACAATGAAAGAAGCGTTTGAGCGCCATAAAAAGCACCAGCATTGTCGCTTGCTTTTATCTCAATTTTACTGGTATTAGGGGTAATACCGAGCAAGTACGCTTCTTTGCCTCCAATGTCGTCTGTCGTCTTGATAAATTGTATTTGCTTTTGAAAAGACGATGACGTGGCTTTAATTTTCATCTTGAGTTTGTCTGTAACATAGAACAAGTATACCTTAAAATACGTCAACCACAAATGATTTTCATTATTATGCAATCGCTGACATTTGTTATCTTTATCAAAGTATACCTGCCAAAAACTGCATTTCGCCTTCAAAATCCTTTGATCCTGTAACAACCCATGACTTAGAATCAAATGGCATCGTTGGCTGGTCGTATACAAGCATATTGACAGGCGAAGGAATTATTTTATATGCACGTTTTTCTGACGGTCCCCTTTTTAGCATATCGTAACGCTTAGCAGGTGTAAATGGATCAAATTTGTCATCTTCGGATCTTTTCCATTTTTGTGGAGAGTCAAAGTAACCAACGTAATTGAGGTCTTCGCTAGCAGTTATTTCGAGCTTCTTTGCTTTCATGCCAGGAGCAGCCACAAACCAGTTTGGTACGTTGTCGGTTCTACTGGCCATCCATTCGCTATTTTTATAGAAACATGTCAATGTCTGTCTGGTGGCGATTCCTTTAAAAGTCCCTTTTGTTGGTTCAAAATAATACAGGTCTCCACCAACGTGTCCGACTGTCAAACCACATTCCAATCTTTCGCCTGGTTTAGCGCCCAAAACactgcattttttaaaacataaagcgCTTATTTGGCCAGTTCTTTtcgaattcaattaaaattatcaacacTACGTGTTATTCTAAGTCAATAAAGGGACATAGCTGTACCGTATAGCCATTTTTATAGGACttgttgtgtatttgtgttgtttgttgtttttcattaacattgaaCGCTCGTATGTGATGAACAATATTTTATGGTATTCACGACGAGTACGAGTCACCATTGTCATCGAAACAAAGATAAATGCTATATATTCGACTTCTTGAAGACAGGTTAactatattaacataaaaactttcactaaatgataaaaaatatataaagcaaatagGAGTGAATTTGATTCAATATTGCATACATATTACCTGTAGAAGTAAATTTTCCAGTTACCATTTGCAACTTCATCAGACCCATTATTTGTGAAGTCTACCTTCAGCGTAATGTAACGCTGAGGATCTTTGATAAGATTACTTATAACTTCTAAATGAACAGCCAGATGTTCAGCAATGTAGTCCACCATATTCTGAGCAGTGTTTGGATTTGAGACTTCTGGAAATGTACAATGACAATCACATACTTAAAAAATCAACGAAATTTTAGATGAGCTCCAATATGGCATTTACCTATATGTACATGAAAATCTAAACACGCAATTGTTatccattttcattttaagtacGAGTGTTtgttgaccccccccccccatatatattatgttttccATTCCTTATGTTTGACGTGTTGTTAAGTGTATGTATGCATacatgtgtgcgtgcgtgcgtgcatgctaTCGTGCAAGTGTATCCGTGCCAATGTGCGTGTGCGTGCAGGCAcgtgtgttttgtgtgtgtgtgtgcgtgcgtgcgtgcgtgcgtgcgtgcgtgcgtgcgtgcgtgcgtgtgtgtgtgtgtgtatgtttgtatgtgtatgaaggccatattttaaatatgctaaTTTACAAAGctgttacatttaatatttaaaataaagtattcatttcaacaaataagtcatcaataaatattttaaatataaactactacacaaagaaaacaaaataaacattccCTCCTCCACGAGCATAAATGGGTTCTAGCAATTACACGTTAACCCGTTAACAAAAAATACCAACCTCTTTTTAATTCCACAACTCGGCTATGTCTTACTTTATGTTCGTTTCTGTATAAGAGGAAGTGAAATATGCTTGATCACAGAGATAAAGGACATATCAATGTATACGTAGACTTGCTGATTaccattatgtaaaataaatggcataacatttgttataaatacagataatgcggtttgtatttttgatatttgtttcaaataaaatccGACTCAAAAGAACCAAAAGGTTTTTATGTAATACATGTTTCCGAATAGCATTTCTTTCTTCACACGTtaaacctttcaaatgataccaaactattATAGGTTCAGCAGGCATCTAAACACATAATATACCGTTACATTATAGAAAATTATTTGCAAACACTTAAAGCAATACTTCACGCACCTGAATGTAGATCTAAGTAAAACCGATTCCCATTCTGATCCGGAAAATGAACTTGAAAAACCTCGCCCACTATCGTTGATAAGGTCCTGTTGTACAATCTGCCATGAACGTCCATTGTCTTCGCTAAGCTCGACATCGAGACCAGGATAAGTTGTTGTTACTTGTACACTTCCATCTCTAAGTGCtctgataaaacaacaacaaaacgatTTTATGTGCATTTTGTATGAACTGCATCTcaaggaaaatgaaaatatcggCATTAAAATGAATGCCCATTACTAACTAAAATATTTATCCATTTATACCAGATCTTTATGAAGATACGAACACCAACATTACGACTTGCCTGCCACCAGGAGGTGGGATACGAAATGCAATATCCATTTCATCTAAACGTCGGAACTCTCGTGACCCAACAGCGTTTACAAAGGCGTTCCATTCATCTTCAAACAACTCTTCATTTTGAGGAATAGACTCAAATCCAGCTTTATACCATGATCTCTCAGCTAAGGCCAGCAAGCGGGGAAATATCATGAAGTCCATATTTCCACTTGTCCTCACTGTTTCACTCCACAAAGCACCCTGAATACCTATGTAGAAAAACAGATTCATTTAGCAGCGTTGACAGAACTAAATTGAAAAAGAATGTTGATACTGTCAAGCAAATTGATGTTGAGGACTGGTGGTATAATTCACCTATAATATTTTCTGGTTTCTCCAATTGTGtacatttagaaaaatattctCCACATATATCTTCCTTTGACAAAGGATTTCCACTCCGAtcttcaaatatgttttcataaaacgCGTCTGGCATAAATTTGAAAACTTTCTTGGTATCTGTGAAACGTGTTGCCCAATAAAGCCCCCTTTCTTCAGGGCCCGGCTCTTGTGGATGgccaaaatataaatgtgtggCTGGTGCAAGTATAACCTgtcagaaaacaaaaaaaataaaaacacggACATCATAATATACTTTATGTACAAAAGGTAACTCTTATTCTAACAAATACTGAAAACTATCTATATTTCATTGAACAGTTTTGCCCAATGACAATGTCGGgtattgcaatattttacaaagcccttattgatatttttatatggtATAGGGAAAAGTGAATACAGCTATATGCTAAAATTATTCACgctgaatttcatttttgaccGTTTGGATAAGCAGTACTGacacatgtacattatatcCAGCATATGCATTTTTCGAATGTTTGTGATGCCACCTCATGTACTTTATATTCATCATTGCCATACTTATAAGCAATACTGACGCCACCTCAGGTACTTTATGCACATCATTGTCATACTTTCAGCATTACTGACACCACCCATGTATTTAATATCCATTATTGCCATACTTTCAGCATTACTGACGCCACCCATGTATTTAATATCCATCATTGCCATACTTACAAGCATAACTTATGCCATCACATGACTCCTATTATGGTGACGTCACCCTTGTACCTTATATCCAGCATGAGGGTTTCTTATACTGACCTTATACATCACCAGCATACATATAAGCGTTATTGACTCCACTGTAAGCACTTATTATCCAGCGTTGACGAACATATGAGCGTTATTGACGACACtctatgttaaatatatttagcaaCAGAATATCTTTTAACAATTCTTATCCATACTTCATATCAAATCCGCGAATTTTTAAGCGTTACTGACACCGCCCAGTGAACCATGTATCATATATAATGATAAGCGTTACTATAATCCTACGTACCTTATATCCAGCATTGGCGTATTCATAAGCGTTACTGCCGCCACCCCATTCCCAAATATTGTTCCAAGGATGAACGTAGAGCTCGACTCCGGACATTTGGTCCGTATGTATTGGTGCAGGTCGCGGTTGTCCGTCGGTAAACCCATCTTCCCATCCCCCAAGAGACATGTTTTTTACAGCGGCCAGGGCGGCAATTCGCTTCGCAAAGTAGTTTTTTAAGCCTTAAATTGATGTCGATCATGAAACACTTCCCTTTGCTGTATAAACAATCGATTTCTAAGCTGCAGGAAAGCCCATACAGTTAAAACTGGCCAAAATGATATTAGCATGTAGTATCATGTCTAGTATATAAGGTTTGAGCTAAACAAATAGAGCTGTCAAAATACTTACCATGTGTGACATTCAATGCAGAATTCTGATGCAAGAGCTCTTCGCATTTTGGTGATTTCGACCAAACTTCTTGAGGCACCTCGTCTCCACCAAAATGATAAAACAGAAGTGGCTGCACATCTTCATGCAGCGCATTTACTCTCTCCATTACCTTTCCAATCAATGCATATGTAGATTCAATGCATGGATTTATTACATCGTCTCTCCAGTTTTGATTAGATGTGTAAAACGTTGTATCATCGGGATCTATAATTCGGAACTCTTCTGCTGCAGTTTGGTTTCCAGCTTCAATATACTTGCGGTACCTTTGTTCCATCGAAACAATTGCTGCATGACTATGGCCTGGCATATCAAACTCCGGTATAACTGTGACAAAATGTGTGTTCGCAAATCTAAGTATATCTCGATAGTCGTTTTTTGTATAATACCCAGACCCTGAAGTGTTTGCAAACGGTCCCGAGCCGAACTGAGGGATGACACAACGTGTTTCATTCAAATCGTGGCATCGTTTCCCACCCACCTGGAAAAATACACTATTTCGTCAAAGACATAATCATGTTCTACTAATGATAAGCATTTGGTTTTAAAAGAGATGTGTGTATCTAACTAAAGGGTCATGgggaatattttataataaattaattaaatttggtttaaaacaatCTACACTATATATAGtcattaaacaaagtaacaatGTAAGGCGCAATGCCATAAtcgcatttttaaaaaatcctgAATTTGCATCGGCATAATAAGATATACTTAGtggattatataaatatataccagCTAAACAAACTTAagatcaacaacaacacaattatCTAGTTAGAATGGTCAAGTATTTGAAAAAGTTCTTTAAGGCAGATCGTATCAAAAACAGCTTTCTACCTAAAGTAAAAGGTAGACGCATTATAATCAAATCAAAAGCGATATCGCAAGGTCTATTTTAAAGAGGTGTCGAATGATTTACGTCAGTGAGCTCTGGAAGTCCATCAATCTCCAACCTCCATCCCTCATCATCTGTGAGATGCAAATGCAAGGCGTTCATCTTGTACATGGACATGGCCTGTATCAACCTCTTCACGTCGCCAACTGAGTGAAAATTCCTCGCAACGTCCAAATGCATCCCTCGCCATTCGAACCTCGGCTCATCCTCGATAACAATTGATGGAATGTTTGTGCTGTTGTATTCTTCAAGAATCGCTCGCAGTGACTGGATCGCGTAAAACATTCCATGTGAAGTGTTACTCTGGAGAAATATTCTGTCCTGTTCTGGTGATACAATAACACTGTATCCCTGTTTCGAGAATGTGTTGTTCCTCGAGAGTACAATCGAATTTGAGGAcccatttgaaatgaaattgaaatcgTACAGCTCTGAAATGTTATGACAGTATTTTAATATAGTAATAAAGTAACATACAttataaagtgttttatatCTTTAAGTAGTAATGTTTGTAATTTACCCACCCGAATGAAGCAGTCAACACCCCAACACTGAGGATGGCCCACAGACTTTACAGCCTTCCTGCAGGCAGAAGTCAGATCCGTGATTTTAATGAATGACGGTATAGAAACCCGACAAGGCCCTGGGggaaatattgtttgtaaataagtAAGATAAATATTGATTGAACCGGTACCTTTTAAGAAAAGAGCTGTTtcgttgaaatatatttcatcgaCAAGTATTCCCCATGACGTATCAACTGAACTTAGCTTGACTGTGTCGTCAATACGTGTGTTTTTCGGTGTTGGAATAATCAGCTTTGtctgtaaagaaatatttaaatctcaATTAATTACCCTGCAGTGTTTCTTAACGAGTTaagaatatgtatatattgcttACATGTATTTAACCCATTGAGTGTTTGCTTTGCTTTGCCAAaccaaatacttttaaatattactaACCTTTCCAGTATCAGTAAACTTGAGTCTCGCCAGCCTGTCCTCTGGTGTATAAGGGTTATACTGGTCTCCTCTCTGTCGTTTCCACTGTCTAACGTCTTTAAAAGGTCGGACGTAACCAAGGTCGAAAGATGAAGTAGAGTGGACAATGTATGGCTGAACACTTTTATCTTCTGACACTACATACCATAAAGGCATGAAATCCGTTCTGGACACAGCCCACAGATTTACAATAACATTATACTTGCGTTCTTCTCCAGCTTTCAAAGGAACAAAACCTTCGATTGGTTCCATGTAAAACAAGTCTCCTTGGACTAAACCAAATCGGACTTTCTCAACATGAAGGTCCACTGTTTTGTTTCCTTTCTGCAATAATATGTCAGGAAAAACTGGAAGCATGCTATGAAAGTATAGCGTCCAACCAGAGTCGGGTATTGGCGAATGCCCGGAGTTTTTGATAAACGTTTGGACAATGTGATTTTGGCCGTCATGGCGAAGGTTATCAACGACTTTAACACGAATTTCTAGCGAGTTAGCAAGCTCTTGTAACTCAATCTGCATAAGAGGTACTGCGCTTGTTTGAACTGAAAAGTATAAGAGATTATGTGTGTTAACTCGTTGAGTTGAAGATATCAAGTATAACCTAAAACTATCGttcaatacaaaatgtaaacatacctGAAATAGCCCAAATCAAACAATTTGAAGCCATTAATCAAGATAAGAAAAACGCAGATGAATAGGCAACAGGTGATTAAAAGGGAATGAGATGATTTATTG
Above is a genomic segment from Mya arenaria isolate MELC-2E11 chromosome 2, ASM2691426v1 containing:
- the LOC128213520 gene encoding beta-hexosaminidase-like encodes the protein MANTVQQVRILLLLEILLTVQTSAVPLMQIELQELANSLEIRVKVVDNLRHDGQNHIVQTFIKNSGHSPIPDSGWTLYFHSMLPVFPDILLQKGNKTVDLHVEKVRFGLVQGDLFYMEPIEGFVPLKAGEERKYNVIVNLWAVSRTDFMPLWYVVSEDKSVQPYIVHSTSSFDLGYVRPFKDVRQWKRQRGDQYNPYTPEDRLARLKFTDTGKTKLIIPTPKNTRIDDTVKLSSVDTSWGILVDEIYFNETALFLKELYDFNFISNGSSNSIVLSRNNTFSKQGYSVIVSPEQDRIFLQSNTSHGMFYAIQSLRAILEEYNSTNIPSIVIEDEPRFEWRGMHLDVARNFHSVGDVKRLIQAMSMYKMNALHLHLTDDEGWRLEIDGLPELTDVGGKRCHDLNETRCVIPQFGSGPFANTSGSGYYTKNDYRDILRFANTHFVTVIPEFDMPGHSHAAIVSMEQRYRKYIEAGNQTAAEEFRIIDPDDTTFYTSNQNWRDDVINPCIESTYALIGKVMERVNALHEDVQPLLFYHFGGDEVPQEVWSKSPKCEELLHQNSALNVTHGLKNYFAKRIAALAAVKNMSLGGWEDGFTDGQPRPAPIHTDQMSGVELYVHPWNNIWEWGGGSNAYEYANAGYKFCQRC